The sequence TATTATTGAAGCCTACCGACGTCAATAACAAACTAATGCAATgatatttcaaataataTTCAGTTTCTTtaaatctttattttttccctGTTAttaagtttttgaaaatcagATTCTGACGAGTTAagtattattataaatattaaactaaaatatatatatatatatatatatatttatagtTATCTATGTGATTTAACAGTCTTATATATATCCACACACATAAACACAATTCAAGAGTATAATGTGGTTAACAACATTCTTCCTTataatcttcttcatcaactCTTTCATAAAATAAGACATATACTTCGCTACTAGAAATCTCTGCCCTGCCAGTTTCAAAGTCATCACGATCCTTATTGTGTTGTTTAAtaacatcatcatcaaacGTGACCCAAATCTGTCTATTTAGCCCAATTTCAtggcttttttctttatttactACAGAAGTATAATGTCCATTGACAAGATTTCCGGAATGGTTTACTATTGCGTACAGCTTATACCGAACGACCGCATTGTTTTTCAgaataatattcaatatcAGTGGATAAGTTATTACCgtgttattttttttcgttaaaTCATAATAAAATCTTGATAAATGGATGACTAGTATTGGAGGCAAAACAATRAAATCCAAACTCTTTACAGTGGTCAGCTTTTTAGATTTCCACTTTTTGGAGTTATCTGTCGcatcatcttttttatgatggtgatgatggtgatgatgacgatgatggGGGGATTTGGATCTTGATCTGGAGTGCAAATTGAATAGtattgatcttttcttctggCTGAGATTTTCATCCGTTTTCGACTTGCAATCAGTAGTTCTACACTTGGGACAGTCCCAAGCATTGTCACCAGACAATTCTTCATCGCTTGAAAACAAGTTTATACAATCCTccaattttatttttttggatttacTTGTAAAACTATACAAAGAGGGTTTTGGAATTGCAAGTGACAGAACATAAAAGGTAGAATAGCTGTGGGAGGAGTTGCCACAGCGTTGACATTTTAGTATATTTTCCATCTGTCCCTGGAATATATAATCGATTGGAGATAATCCGTCTGAAAGAACAGTTTCTTCATaccatttttgatatttggaTGGGTTGACTTGCAAAGCAGTCGCATCATAAAAAATTAGATCAGAATAATACTTAGTCACATTTTCATTTGACAGCTCTTCATGAATCCGTGCCAGAATGatcatcaaaaattcttgcGTGTCCTGTTGATCATCTGGGATGTTCAAGTCAGGCCTTAACTTTTTACACACCTTTAAAAAGCCATTAGGTATAATTGCCCTTCCACCACTCAGGTACATTTTCTTAAATAGAACGTAAATGGAGTGGGACAGTTGGAATCCTTTTGggtatttttcattctccAGAAAGAGTTTATATTTCTTAGTTAGAAACAAATCGCGAAATAAAGTGGTGCCAAACAGACACTGTACCATGCTATTAATATAGCATGTGTTGCATGGATTTCGCAAGCCAGTTATGGATAATTCAGACAGTAGGTTATCTGGATTTTCGATCACCGGCAACTTAAAAGTTTGAGAGGTGGAAGCGATTAcggtttcttcttcttcctgcTCTTTTGACTTTAATGTAGAAGAGGAATTCTGGCTAGGCTCCTCAAACTGTAACAAAGCCTCTAAGGAGTTCCCAGTGGAAGCTGCTGCTGGACTAGAGAGagttttgaataaagagTCCTTTTCAGTATCTAACCTTAAGTACGAGGTCATAGATAAGGGCCCTGTACTTGTACTATCTCTACCTTCTATATCggtttcttgttcaagCTCATTACTTGAtttcaattcattttcctttttagcCAAGTCCTTCACCAAGGTATTATTTATTGGCCTTGACGTTTCTATAGGCATTTCCCGTATCGGAACGTCGAGTTGGTTATGTATCGATAAAGAAGCCATGTGAACGGGGAGCGGTCGTAGGGGCAAAGAGTAagctctttttctttgcatgGTCCTGGAAATTCGTTTTGAGTCAGATAAACATTGATCAACAATTATAGCACTTTCGTCCTTCACCAATTTTAGGACATAGGTCATTCcctgttcttcttggtacttatttttcaactttgCGTAACTGCTATAAACATTGTTTCTTGCCTGAAATTGTAACGACTGCGGAATAATAAGATACAGGTAGTAGCCACCAACAATGAAGGCTGTTAGTGCATCTTTCTCTAGgttgtttttcaagtcCCTTACGTAGATGTCAAACAGATAAGCGGCATGTTccaacaatttttttagtttctttagACGCAACTGCGAATAAAAGCATTTGATATCAACTTCGTATACTTCACGAATTAGACTTAAAATCTCATTTGGGTTTAGAAACATtatcttcaacaaaaccTAGCTTTCAccacaagaaaaagaagaatgcGTTGATATTAGAGCAAAAATGGACCAGCAAAGGAGCTTGAAAGGCAGAAATCAACAACAGTAATGCCCTGGTAGTCCAGATCACCAGGATGATTACTTAATACTGGATCTGGAATAGCTTTAATCACTTTCTCGAAGAAATGTAAAACCCTTTTTTTGCACTCCGGAAAAACTCTAAAAGATGTGGGGAATCATGTTTAACGACGTATGCCGGAGAAactgcatttttttctttttttcttttttttgtccgAACAATGCGATGAGCCAGacgaaaaataataaaaaaataaatgagTAATAAATTGTGCTAAATAGTGAGAAAAAAGGGCCAAGTTGTACAACAAAGCCTCAGATAACTATAGAGTATACATAATTGATTACCTATTTACAGGGATAACAGAAAATCGCTTAATCGGTTTACTTTAGACAGTAAGTATTCATTATTCGTGCTTAATTATTCCCTTTCTGTTTACTAGCTTTGCACATTGCACACTTCTCTGCAATCATTCCATTCCTCAGCGGGAAAAATAGAGGTTAATTTTGTATACTACCTTTGTTTAATATATTACCCAATTCTGTTACCAACGATTTATCTGCTATTGATATTATGTCGAATACGAGTGCTAAAGATATACGGAAAAATAAGCCAAAAAGGGGAACCGGCTTCGATTTACTCGAAGTTACTGAGTCATTGGGCTACCAGACTCACAGAAAAAACGGGAGAAACTCATGGTCAAAAGACGATGATAATATGCTACGATCACTGGTTAATGAATCCGCAAAGGAGCTGGGCTACGAAAATGGGCTTGAAGACGTTAAAACAATTCAACAATCAAACCATCTTTCTAAATGTATAGCTTGGGATGTTTTGGCAACACGCTTTAAACACACAGTTAGGACTTCCAAGGATGTAAGAAAACGTTGGACAGGGTCTCTCGATCCAAACTTGAAGAAAGGTAAATGGACCCAAGAAGAGGATGACCAGCTTTTAAAAGCTTATGAAGAACATGGACCTCACTGGCTGAGTATTTCCATGGATATTCCCGGAAGAACAGAAGACCAATGCGCCAAAAGATATATTGAAGTCCTAGGGCCTGGAAGTAAGGGAAGACTGAGAGAATGGACTCTGGGAGAAGATTTAAGTCTAATAAGTAAAGTGAAGGCGTATGGTACgaaatggagaaaaatATCGTCAGAAATGGAATTCAGGCCAAGTTTAACGTGTAGAAATAGATGGAGAAAGATTATTACCATGGTGGTACGAGGGCAAGCATCGGAGGTGATAACTAAGGctataaaagaaaataagaacaTAGATATGACAGATGGTAAGCTCCGACAACAACCTATCATGGATGCGGATATACGATCCGATTTCAGGTCAAatacagaagaaaatttgcAAGCATCTCGAGAGAATAAAGCTTCATTGATAAAGCAGGATATATTAACTATCAAAGATAACGAATCAAGTAAATTACCAAAATTAAAGGATAGTAACGATGCAGATAGTTTGAGCGACAGCAAGCAACAACTGTTGCCGCCATTAAAAGACATTTCTGTACCTCCGCCAATAAGAATGATGCAAGTTAGCCAGCCACATACAAGCAGTAGTAGAAATAAGATCCCTCTACCTGTTGAAGATCTTTCTTCAATCAATAAGCATAGCCCTGGCGGAATTCCCGATAGTCCCCAAGCAACTCTTCCACCAACATTTAACCCAGCATCCCTCGATGAGCATATGATGAATAACACTGGCATTACAGATCCTCTAAAACAAAATGATTCTACCTTGAGAACAAGAGAACCAAATTCCTCTAGCACCCAATGGAAGTTCACTTTGAAAGATGGACAAGGTTTATCAATATCGAATGGAACTATCGACAGTACGAGGTTAGTAAAGGAACTAGTTGATCAAGCTAAGAAGtactctttgaaaatatcgATACATCAGCATATTCATAACCACTATGTCACACCCACAGACAATACTGCTAGTAATAACAATAGTGTGCCGAACACTGCAAATGTTAATGGAAATTCTTTACTAATTGACAATTTCCCACATATGGGTAGACAATTGGGAAATGGCCTTTCAGGGTTGAGTTCAACCAATGATACCTTTAGCCCAGAATACCGAACCTCTCTTGATAATATGgataatgattttttatCTAGAACACCGAATTATAATGCATTCAGTTTGGAACCAACCTCGCACAACTCCACTGATAACACTAATGAACTTGGATCGCAAAGCAATAGAGGGACAGACAGCCCATCCGTGTTTTATCCTCAGGCAAGAGCATTGATGCCAACCAACTCAAACGTTACTAACAATGAAATCAATCCAGGAAATGTCAGTACTAATAGTATGTCTCCTAATTTTAATGGAAGAAACGGTACAGCACCAAGCTCTACAGCATCTTATACAACCAGTGGTTCGGAAATACCACCAGATGTGGGACCGAACAGAATAACACATTTTAATTATTTACCTCCAACGATACGACCTCATTTGGGCTCATCAGATGCGACAAGAGGTGCTGACTTGAATAAATTACTCAATCCATCCCCAAATTCAGTAAGAAGCAATGGAAGTAAAAGCAAccagaaagagaaaaaaaagagcgAGCCGCCCGGTCAccattcttcttcctctctGACGACCAACAAATTTAACCGTATTGATCAGTCCGagatttcaagaacaacatCAAGATCCGATACTCCGTTAAGAGACGAAGATGGTTTGGATTTTTGGGAAACTTTGAGATCTTTAGCCACTACGAACCCACAGCCTCCAGTTGAGAAGCCTACTGAAGGTAACGAAACCACATCCCATGTAGTACACCAGGGCATCGTAGCACATACAGGGGAAAGCGGTTTAGGTTCCAACAGTGAGGGATacgatttttttaatgaattaCTGGATAAGAAGGCTGATACATTACATAACGAAGCTAAGCAGCAAAAAGACCTTG is a genomic window of Saccharomyces eubayanus strain FM1318 chromosome XI, whole genome shotgun sequence containing:
- the BAS1 gene encoding Bas1p, translating into MSNTSAKDIRKNKPKRGTGFDLLEVTESLGYQTHRKNGRNSWSKDDDNMLRSLVNESAKELGYENGLEDVKTIQQSNHLSKCIAWDVLATRFKHTVRTSKDVRKRWTGSLDPNLKKGKWTQEEDDQLLKAYEEHGPHWLSISMDIPGRTEDQCAKRYIEVLGPGSKGRLREWTLGEDLSLISKVKAYGTKWRKISSEMEFRPSLTCRNRWRKIITMVVRGQASEVITKAIKENKNIDMTDGKLRQQPIMDADIRSDFRSNTEENLQASRENKASLIKQDILTIKDNESSKLPKLKDSNDADSLSDSKQQLLPPLKDISVPPPIRMMQVSQPHTSSSRNKIPLPVEDLSSINKHSPGGIPDSPQATLPPTFNPASLDEHMMNNTGITDPLKQNDSTLRTREPNSSSTQWKFTLKDGQGLSISNGTIDSTRLVKELVDQAKKYSLKISIHQHIHNHYVTPTDNTASNNNSVPNTANVNGNSLLIDNFPHMGRQLGNGLSGLSSTNDTFSPEYRTSLDNMDNDFLSRTPNYNAFSLEPTSHNSTDNTNELGSQSNRGTDSPSVFYPQARALMPTNSNVTNNEINPGNVSTNSMSPNFNGRNGTAPSSTASYTTSGSEIPPDVGPNRITHFNYLPPTIRPHLGSSDATRGADLNKLLNPSPNSVRSNGSKSNQKEKKKSEPPGHHSSSSLTTNKFNRIDQSEISRTTSRSDTPLRDEDGLDFWETLRSLATTNPQPPVEKPTEGNETTSHVVHQGIVAHTGESGLGSNSEGYDFFNELLDKKADTLHNEAKQQKDLDMTSGGSTDNGSVLPLNPS
- the UBP11 gene encoding ubiquitin-specific protease UBP11, yielding MFLNPNEILSLIREVYEVDIKCFYSQLRLKKLKKLLEHAAYLFDIYVRDLKNNLEKDALTAFIVGGYYLYLIIPQSLQFQARNNVYSSYAKLKNKYQEEQGMTYVLKLVKDESAIIVDQCLSDSKRISRTMQRKRAYSLPLRPLPVHMASLSIHNQLDVPIREMPIETSRPINNTLVKDLAKKENELKSSNELEQETDIEGRDSTSTGPLSMTSYLRLDTEKDSLFKTLSSPAAASTGNSLEALLQFEEPSQNSSSTLKSKEQEEEETVIASTSQTFKLPVIENPDNLLSELSITGLRNPCNTCYINSMVQCLFGTTLFRDLFLTKKYKLFLENEKYPKGFQLSHSIYVLFKKMYLSGGRAIIPNGFLKVCKKLRPDLNIPDDQQDTQEFLMIILARIHEELSNENVTKYYSDLIFYDATALQVNPSKYQKWYEETVLSDGLSPIDYIFQGQMENILKCQRCGNSSHSYSTFYVLSLAIPKPSLYSFTSKSKKIKLEDCINLFSSDEELSGDNAWDCPKCRTTDCKSKTDENLSQKKRSILFNLHSRSRSKSPHHRHHHHHHHHKKDDATDNSKKWKSKKLTTVKSLDFIVLPPILVIHLSRFYYDLTKKNNTVITYPLILNIILKNNAVVRYKLYAIVNHSGNLVNGHYTSVVNKEKSHEIGLNRQIWVTFDDDVIKQHNKDRDDFETGRAEISSSEVYVLFYERVDEEDYKEECC